From one Anabas testudineus chromosome 18, fAnaTes1.2, whole genome shotgun sequence genomic stretch:
- the emc4 gene encoding ER membrane protein complex subunit 4, with amino-acid sequence MASPGGQGGGGGALSTRGGSGARRMKWALELSMGSSRSRDRQGGQGDVVYPIGYSEKPVPDTSIQETDKNLVEKRCWDVALGPLKQIPMNLFIMYMSGNTISIFPIMMVCMMAWRPIQALMSMSATFKLLESSSQQWLQGLVYLIGNLLGSALAIYKCQSMGLLPTHSSDWLAFIEPPQRMEMMGGGMVL; translated from the exons ATGGCATCTCCCGggggacaaggaggaggaggaggagctctGTCGACCAGAGGAGGCAGCGGGGCCCGGAGGATGAAGTGGGCTCTGGAGCTCAGTATGGGCAGCAGCAG GAGTCGTGACCGGCAGGGCGGTCAGGGAGATGTTGTTTACCCCATCGGCTACTCTGAGAAACCTGTCCCCGACACCAGCATCCAGGAGACAGATAAGAACCTGGTGGAGAAG CGTTGCTGGGACGTTGCCCTCGGGCCCCTGAAGCAGATCCCCATGAACCTGTTCATCATGTACATGTCGGGCAACACCATCTCCATCTTCCCCATCATGATGGTCTGCATGATGGCGTGGAGGCCCATACAGGCGCTCATGTCCATGTCTGCCA CCTTCAAGCTGTTGGAGAGCTCCAGTCAGCAGTGGCTTCAGGGCCTCGTCTACCTGATCGGTAACCTCCTGGGCTCAGCATTGGCCATCTACAAGTGTCAGTCAATGGGACTGCTCCCAACACACTCGTCAGATTGGTTGGCTTTCATAG